From the Paraburkholderia sp. PREW-6R genome, one window contains:
- a CDS encoding TldD/PmbA family protein: MIDERWAQAARTLKSEAAFWSLRIVDEQIDEHEIRNDIAQPLRTVRDRGAMLIAWVGAGAGYAATANLSAAGLQAALDSATARAQANAALSLIDHREVARPAASGHYVSPNAHEALPNRAQWLDLLSAECAGANLDAKIVERVASIQITHTDQFYITSDGVRIDQQFRFVMPQMSVVAHAEGDTQVRTLGGNYGTLGQGGMEVLARFGFAGSGRRVANEALQLLAAPNCPTGKRDLLLMPDQMMLQIHESIGHPLELDRILGDERNFAGWSFVKEEMFGSYRYGSELLNVTFDPDLREEAAAYAFDDDGTAASKQYLIRNGVLERPLGGALSQQRARMPGVANSRASNWNRPPIDRMANLNIEPGERSLEEMIGNIEHGILMRTNTSWSIDDHRNKFQFGCEFGQLIENGKLTQVVKQPNYRGISANFWRSLSAVGNASTREVYGTSMCGKGEPAQIIRVGHASPACVFSNIDVFGGA, encoded by the coding sequence ATGATTGACGAACGTTGGGCGCAAGCAGCCCGCACGCTAAAGAGCGAAGCCGCGTTCTGGTCGCTGCGCATTGTCGACGAACAGATCGACGAACACGAGATCCGCAACGACATCGCACAGCCGCTGCGCACCGTGCGCGATCGCGGCGCCATGCTGATCGCGTGGGTCGGCGCGGGTGCGGGTTATGCGGCCACGGCGAATCTGTCGGCGGCCGGTTTGCAGGCCGCGCTGGATAGCGCCACCGCACGGGCACAGGCAAATGCGGCGCTCTCGCTGATCGACCACCGCGAGGTCGCGCGCCCGGCCGCGAGTGGCCATTACGTTTCGCCGAATGCGCACGAAGCACTGCCGAATCGCGCGCAATGGCTCGACCTGCTGAGTGCCGAATGCGCCGGCGCCAACCTCGACGCGAAGATCGTCGAGCGCGTGGCTTCCATACAGATCACCCATACCGATCAGTTCTACATCACGAGCGACGGCGTGCGGATCGACCAGCAGTTCCGGTTTGTGATGCCGCAAATGAGCGTCGTCGCGCACGCAGAGGGCGACACCCAGGTGCGCACGCTCGGCGGCAATTACGGCACGCTCGGGCAAGGCGGCATGGAAGTACTGGCGCGCTTTGGCTTCGCGGGGTCCGGCAGGCGCGTCGCGAATGAAGCGCTGCAACTGCTGGCCGCGCCGAATTGCCCAACGGGCAAGCGCGATTTGCTGCTGATGCCCGACCAGATGATGTTGCAGATTCACGAGTCGATCGGTCACCCGCTGGAACTGGACCGCATTCTCGGCGATGAACGCAACTTCGCCGGCTGGAGCTTCGTCAAAGAGGAAATGTTCGGGTCATACCGTTACGGGTCGGAACTGCTAAACGTGACATTCGATCCCGACCTGCGCGAAGAGGCCGCCGCCTATGCATTCGACGACGACGGCACCGCGGCCAGCAAACAGTATCTGATCCGCAATGGTGTGCTCGAACGACCGCTGGGCGGCGCGCTGTCGCAACAGCGCGCGCGGATGCCGGGGGTCGCGAATTCGCGGGCGTCCAACTGGAACCGTCCGCCTATCGATCGTATGGCGAACCTGAACATCGAGCCGGGCGAGCGTTCGCTGGAAGAGATGATCGGCAACATCGAACACGGCATTCTGATGCGCACCAACACGTCGTGGTCGATCGACGATCACCGCAACAAATTCCAGTTCGGCTGCGAGTTCGGCCAACTGATCGAAAACGGCAAGCTCACGCAGGTGGTCAAGCAACCCAATTACCGCGGCATATCCGCGAACTTCTGGCGTAGCCTGAGCGCCGTGGGCAACGCCTCCACGCGCGAAGTGTATGGCACCTCGATGTGCGGCAAGGGCGAGCCGGCGCAGATCATTCGCGTGGGTCACGCGTCGCCGGCCTGCGTGTTCAGCAACATCGACGTATTCGGAGGCGCGTGA
- a CDS encoding metallopeptidase TldD-related protein: MSQLPNSRSGTTVDWQQHFTALANAIERLQLPGEITLSSFAGEQSDFIRFNAGKVRQAGSVSQGKLTLRLIHGARQAYSTLTVCGDLQQDTDDLSAALTVLRDALRDGAEDPHLLFDTTAWQRTTQRPGQLPEPESLLRTVAQCAQGFDFVGFYAGGTIVRGFASTSGSRGWYEVDNFNFSWSLYDPSGRAIKTTYAGDDWSDAVFVSKIEQAASRLAVLALTPRALSPGRYRAYLAPAALAELLAVTAWNGFSARAQASSRSELYKLNVGEIALDPRVTMSEDLSLGITPAFNDDGYLRESVALIEKGRGVGRLTNARTAREYGLTPNGALPNESPAALSMHAGDLHEEDVLAKLGTGLYIGNLWYVNFSDRMNCRLTGMTRFATFWVEDGKIIAPLEAMRFDDSLYRLLGSELEQLGSQAELLLSDSTWGERATGGMQLPGILVRSFELTL; the protein is encoded by the coding sequence ATGAGCCAGCTTCCGAATTCACGCAGCGGCACGACGGTGGACTGGCAGCAACATTTCACGGCGCTCGCGAACGCTATCGAGCGTTTGCAACTGCCGGGCGAAATCACGCTCAGTTCGTTTGCCGGCGAACAATCCGATTTCATCCGCTTCAATGCGGGAAAGGTGCGGCAGGCCGGCAGCGTGTCGCAAGGCAAGCTGACGCTGCGGCTGATTCATGGCGCGCGTCAGGCGTATTCGACGTTGACCGTGTGCGGCGATCTGCAACAGGACACGGACGACCTGAGCGCCGCGCTCACCGTGCTGCGCGATGCGTTGCGCGACGGCGCCGAAGATCCGCATCTGTTGTTCGACACAACGGCATGGCAGCGCACCACGCAACGCCCGGGCCAATTGCCGGAGCCGGAGAGCCTGTTGCGCACCGTCGCGCAATGCGCACAAGGTTTCGACTTCGTGGGTTTTTACGCCGGCGGCACGATCGTGCGCGGCTTTGCATCCACGAGTGGCAGCCGTGGCTGGTATGAGGTGGACAACTTCAATTTCAGCTGGTCGCTGTATGACCCGAGCGGCCGCGCGATCAAGACGACCTATGCCGGCGATGACTGGAGCGACGCCGTGTTCGTGAGCAAGATCGAGCAGGCCGCGAGCCGTCTCGCGGTGCTCGCGCTGACGCCGCGAGCGCTGTCTCCCGGCAGGTATCGCGCGTATCTCGCGCCGGCCGCGCTTGCGGAGCTGCTCGCCGTAACCGCCTGGAACGGTTTTTCCGCGCGCGCTCAGGCCAGTTCGCGCAGCGAGCTGTACAAGCTGAATGTGGGAGAAATCGCACTCGACCCGCGCGTGACGATGAGCGAAGATCTGTCTCTTGGCATCACGCCGGCTTTCAATGATGACGGCTATCTGCGCGAGAGCGTGGCGCTGATCGAAAAGGGGCGCGGCGTGGGGCGTCTCACCAATGCCCGCACCGCGCGCGAATACGGATTGACGCCGAATGGCGCATTGCCCAACGAGTCACCGGCCGCGCTTTCCATGCACGCCGGCGATCTGCATGAGGAAGATGTCCTCGCGAAGCTTGGAACGGGTCTTTATATCGGCAATCTCTGGTACGTCAATTTTTCGGACCGGATGAATTGCCGCCTGACAGGCATGACCCGTTTCGCCACGTTCTGGGTCGAAGACGGCAAGATCATCGCGCCACTGGAAGCCATGCGCTTCGACGACAGTCTGTACCGTCTGCTAGGAAGTGAACTCGAACAGCTCGGCTCTCAGGCCGAATTACTGCTGAGCGATTCCACCTGGGGTGAGCGCGCGACGGGCGGCATGCAATTACCGGGCATTCTGGTGAGGTCCTTCGAATTGACGTTATGA
- a CDS encoding GNAT family N-acetyltransferase: MQQNEDTVSTPERSLDGLTLRALRMADADQLHALLQLPAVVNGNPHVPFEKVARTREYIEKADSREISIVAMVGETLVGHADLSPFKGRRAHAGSIGISVHDAWHRRGIGTALMSELLDLADNWLGLRRVELHVFADNQPALALYRKCGFEIEARQRGAVLRRGVLIDCYFMARLREPAPLAPPQSSQDHAGLQRTQS, translated from the coding sequence ATGCAGCAGAACGAAGATACAGTAAGTACGCCTGAGCGCTCACTTGATGGCCTGACGCTGCGCGCGCTGCGCATGGCCGACGCCGATCAGTTGCATGCGCTGTTGCAATTGCCGGCGGTCGTAAATGGCAATCCGCACGTGCCATTTGAAAAAGTGGCCCGCACCCGCGAGTACATCGAAAAAGCCGATTCGCGTGAGATTTCCATTGTTGCGATGGTAGGTGAAACGCTGGTAGGCCATGCGGATCTGTCGCCATTCAAGGGCCGCCGTGCGCATGCCGGGTCGATCGGCATCTCCGTGCACGACGCGTGGCACCGGCGCGGTATCGGCACCGCGTTGATGTCCGAGCTGCTCGATCTGGCCGATAACTGGCTCGGGCTGCGTCGCGTGGAATTGCACGTATTCGCCGACAATCAGCCTGCACTCGCGCTATACCGCAAATGCGGGTTTGAGATCGAGGCGCGTCAGCGCGGGGCGGTGCTCAGACGGGGCGTACTGATCGACTGCTACTTCATGGCCCGTCTGCGCGAACCGGCGCCTCTCGCGCCCCCGCAGTCGTCGCAGGATCATGCCGGCTTGCAACGGACGCAATCATGA
- a CDS encoding GNAT family N-acetyltransferase, translating into MSEATLKPRRESESRITVRAFEPSDVTALAEIMSLPGVRRGTLSVGYRSIEQLTAWHEKRGKNDVTVCACVDGKVVGHASLEVFRPSRAHGACLGMAVHDEYHGLGVGTAMLRALTDCADAALGLRRIELTVFADNARAVALYRHFGFVEEGRSRGFAMRDGVLADALHMARLREAPRFEAN; encoded by the coding sequence ATGAGCGAAGCCACATTGAAGCCACGCCGCGAATCGGAGAGTCGAATCACGGTGCGTGCATTCGAGCCGTCCGACGTGACGGCGCTCGCGGAAATCATGAGTTTGCCGGGCGTGCGGCGCGGTACGTTGTCCGTCGGCTATCGCAGCATCGAGCAGTTGACCGCGTGGCACGAGAAGCGCGGCAAGAATGACGTGACGGTGTGCGCATGCGTCGACGGGAAAGTCGTCGGGCACGCAAGCCTGGAAGTCTTTCGCCCGAGCCGCGCGCATGGGGCGTGTCTGGGAATGGCGGTGCACGACGAGTATCATGGGCTCGGTGTCGGCACGGCAATGCTGCGGGCGCTGACCGACTGCGCCGATGCGGCGCTCGGGTTGCGCCGCATCGAACTCACCGTGTTTGCCGACAATGCGCGGGCCGTTGCGTTGTATCGCCACTTCGGCTTCGTGGAAGAGGGCCGCTCACGCGGCTTCGCGATGCGCGACGGCGTGCTCGCCGACGCGTTGCATATGGCTCGCCTGCGGGAGGCGCCGCGTTTCGAGGCAAACTGA